The genomic segment CGGCGCCGAGCTGTACCGCGAGGAGGCCAAGAACAAGGAAACTCTGGCCAAGTTCGGTCACGGCACGCCCGATGACTGGATCGAGCGCAACCTGTATTCCCGTTACAGCTGGCAGGGCGTGGGCCTGATGCTGTTGCTGAACCTGGCACTGTTCGGCGCGATCGGCCTATCCGTCTGGGCCGTGCAGATGCTCTGGATTCCCGTCACGGCCGCCGGCGTCATCAACGGCATCGGCCACTATTGGGGTTATCGCAACTTCGAGGCGCCGGATGCCAGCACGAACATCTCGCCCTGGGGCCTGATCATCGGCGGCGAGGAACTGCACAACAACCACCACACCTACCCGACGTCGGCCAAGTTCTCGGTCAAGAAGTACGAGTTCGACATCGGCTGGGTCTACATCAGCGCGATGCAGCGCCTGGGCTTGGCCAAGGTCAAGAAGGTTCCGCCCAAGCTTCGCCTGGGTGAAATCAAGCCGGTGGCGGACGAGAAGACGCTGGAGGCGGTGATCGCCCACCGCTACGAGGTGATGGCGGGCTACGCGCGCGAGATGCGCCGCGTGTGCAAGGACGAGATCGCCGTGCTCAAGGCCAAGCGGGCCGACCTGTCGCCGCTGAAGGCCGCGCGCCGCTGGCTGCACCGTGACGACGAGCGCGTGCCGCCCGCCGCGCGCGTGAAGCTGGCCGAGGCCCGCGCCGCCCACCCCGTGCTGGACCAGATGGTCACGATGCGCGAGGAGCTGCGGCAGATGTGGCTCAACACTTCGCACTCCCGCGAGCAGCTGGCCGCCGACCTGCAGGCCTGGTGCCGCCGGGCGGAGGAGAGCGGCATCGAGGCACTGCGGCAGTTCTCGTTGAAGCTGCGGTCGGCGCACGCCTGAGGCCTTCCCCCGAAGTGAAAAAGCCCCGCGATGCGGGGCTTTTTTCTGGATCCCCGTGCGCGGGGAATGAAGTGACACGCGCTATGCGCTGGTCACTTCAGCTTCGTCTCTTTGTACTCGACGTGCTTGCGAGCCTTCGGGTCGAACTTCATGATCGACATCTTCTCGGGCATCGTCTTCTTGTTCTTGCTCGTGGTGTAGAAGTGGCCGGTGCCCGCGGTGGACTCCAGCTTGATCTTCTCGCGGCCGCCTTTGCTTGCCATGGTCGTTCCTTTAAGCCTGGCCGCGGGCCCGCAGGTCCGCCAGCACGGTTTCGATGCCCTTCTTGTCGATCAGGCGCAGGCCGGCGTTGGAAATGCGCAGGCGCACCCAGCGGTTCTCGCTCTCGACCCAGAAACGGCGGTATTGCAGGTTCACTTCGAACCGGCGCTTGGTCTTGTTGTTGGCGTGGGAAACGTTGTTCCCCACCATCGGGCCCTTGCCCGTCACTTCGCAGACGCGTGCCATGAGCACTCCATTCGCATCAAACGGCGGTCACTCGCGGCCTGAGCCTCGCAACCTGCCTCACCTCGC from the Ramlibacter henchirensis genome contains:
- a CDS encoding fatty acid desaturase encodes the protein MLLPDWAVLNAAIEWLAHGLWDLSWWQIVLYTLLTTHITIASVTIFLHRTQAHRAMDLGAIPSHFFRFWLWLGTGMVTKEWVAIHRKHHAKCETEDDPHSPQTRGIDTVLWRGAELYREEAKNKETLAKFGHGTPDDWIERNLYSRYSWQGVGLMLLLNLALFGAIGLSVWAVQMLWIPVTAAGVINGIGHYWGYRNFEAPDASTNISPWGLIIGGEELHNNHHTYPTSAKFSVKKYEFDIGWVYISAMQRLGLAKVKKVPPKLRLGEIKPVADEKTLEAVIAHRYEVMAGYAREMRRVCKDEIAVLKAKRADLSPLKAARRWLHRDDERVPPAARVKLAEARAAHPVLDQMVTMREELRQMWLNTSHSREQLAADLQAWCRRAEESGIEALRQFSLKLRSAHA
- the rpmG gene encoding 50S ribosomal protein L33, encoding MASKGGREKIKLESTAGTGHFYTTSKNKKTMPEKMSIMKFDPKARKHVEYKETKLK
- the rpmB gene encoding 50S ribosomal protein L28; its protein translation is MARVCEVTGKGPMVGNNVSHANNKTKRRFEVNLQYRRFWVESENRWVRLRISNAGLRLIDKKGIETVLADLRARGQA